The following proteins are co-located in the bacterium genome:
- a CDS encoding transposase, giving the protein MQSILSLIVLIVRCSTALLRTRGEQAIVELTLRQQLATYAHNRRRPRLRPLDRAFWVALSRLWPRWRSALVIVKPETVVRWHREGFRRHWTLISKPGPGRPPISKEVQQLIVRMAAESPWRARKIQAELLKLGIRLSLATVSRYLPARPPDPDAQQRWKTFLRNHKEVVAGMDFFVVPTVRFRLLYVWFVLDHGRRRVLHFNVTEHPTAGWVIQQLRVTFPGEASHRFLIHDNDAIFSAAVAKAVANLGVSPRRTAFCSPWQNGTAERFVGTVRRELLDHVVVLGEDHLRRLLRDYVDFFERDRVHTVLRDSPLGRPVERRPSLRARVVGSPRVGGIHQRYAWSQAS; this is encoded by the coding sequence GTGCAGTCCATCCTTTCCCTCATCGTGCTGATCGTTCGCTGCTCCACGGCCCTCCTCAGAACGCGGGGTGAGCAGGCGATCGTCGAACTGACGCTGAGGCAGCAGCTCGCAACCTACGCACACAACCGACGGAGGCCACGCCTCAGGCCGCTGGACCGCGCCTTCTGGGTAGCCCTCTCGCGTCTCTGGCCACGCTGGAGGAGTGCTCTGGTCATCGTCAAGCCTGAGACAGTCGTCCGCTGGCATCGTGAAGGCTTCCGACGCCACTGGACATTGATCTCGAAACCCGGCCCCGGCCGCCCGCCGATCTCCAAGGAGGTCCAACAGCTCATCGTCAGAATGGCTGCCGAGAGCCCCTGGAGGGCCCGCAAGATCCAGGCCGAGCTGTTGAAGCTGGGAATCCGCCTGAGCCTCGCGACCGTGTCCCGCTACCTCCCGGCCAGACCGCCCGATCCAGACGCGCAGCAGCGCTGGAAGACGTTTCTCCGCAACCACAAGGAAGTGGTCGCGGGCATGGACTTCTTCGTCGTCCCGACCGTCCGGTTCAGGCTTCTATACGTGTGGTTCGTGCTCGACCACGGAAGACGTCGCGTCCTCCACTTCAACGTCACCGAGCACCCGACCGCGGGCTGGGTGATCCAGCAGCTGCGCGTGACGTTTCCGGGCGAAGCTTCGCATCGCTTCCTCATCCACGACAACGACGCGATCTTCTCGGCCGCGGTCGCGAAGGCGGTCGCGAACCTCGGGGTCTCTCCCAGGAGAACCGCCTTCTGTAGTCCATGGCAGAACGGAACCGCCGAACGCTTCGTTGGTACCGTGCGACGCGAGTTGCTCGATCATGTCGTCGTCCTCGGCGAGGACCACCTGCGACGCCTACTCCGCGACTATGTGGATTTCTTCGAACGAGACCGCGTGCACACGGTGCTCAGGGACTCGCCGCTTGGAAGACCCGTCGAGCGCCGACCCTCGCTTCGTGCACGAGTCGTCGGGTCTCCTCGCGTCGGCGGAATCCACCAACGCTACGCTTGGAGCCAAGCCTCCTGA